In Janthinobacterium rivuli, a single genomic region encodes these proteins:
- a CDS encoding class I SAM-dependent methyltransferase, whose product MDSVASEKSIIALDGWLQTPAGLYVRAWEQQCLDSLTVDIFGFNAVQIGLPQLDALAANRMPNKWLLDARLPSRSPQERRPTLVSAFDELPFDSQSLDLVVLPHVLEFAAEPHQVLREVERVLIPEGRVIVCGFNPASLWGMRQGVGRITGRHYLPQAGELISMPRMKDWLKLLNMGVSQSYFGCYAPACRTEKWLRRNAFMDRAGARWWPYLGAVYIVQAIKRVKGMRLIGPAWTKKPATAPAGAPVTNKRREQQDG is encoded by the coding sequence ATGGACAGTGTGGCATCCGAAAAATCCATTATAGCGCTTGACGGCTGGCTGCAGACGCCGGCCGGTCTGTACGTGCGCGCCTGGGAGCAGCAATGCCTCGACAGCCTGACCGTCGATATCTTCGGTTTTAATGCCGTGCAGATCGGCTTGCCCCAGCTCGATGCGCTGGCCGCCAACCGCATGCCGAACAAATGGCTGCTCGATGCGCGCCTGCCGTCGCGCTCGCCGCAGGAGCGCCGCCCGACCCTGGTGTCGGCCTTCGACGAGTTGCCGTTCGACTCGCAAAGCCTGGATCTGGTGGTCTTGCCGCATGTACTCGAATTTGCCGCCGAGCCGCACCAGGTCTTGCGCGAAGTCGAGCGCGTGCTGATCCCGGAGGGGCGCGTGATCGTCTGCGGCTTCAATCCGGCCAGCCTGTGGGGCATGCGCCAGGGGGTGGGGCGGATCACGGGCCGCCACTACCTGCCGCAAGCAGGCGAGCTGATCTCTATGCCGCGCATGAAAGACTGGTTAAAATTGCTGAACATGGGCGTCAGCCAAAGCTACTTCGGCTGCTACGCACCTGCCTGCAGGACAGAAAAATGGCTGCGCCGCAACGCTTTCATGGACAGGGCCGGTGCGCGCTGGTGGCCATATCTGGGCGCAGTGTATATAGTGCAGGCGATCAAGCGCGTCAAAGGGATGCGTTTGATCGGTCCGGCGTGGACCAAAAAACCGGCGACGGCGCCCGCAGGCGCACCGGTCACGAATAAAAGGCGGGAACAGCAAGATGGCTAA
- a CDS encoding Hpt domain-containing protein, with protein MATLIDPDFRARLRALNEKYAAGVPALLQTIAQASGRCDSEGPRLEPLTELHRALHAVAGSAATFGFAALGQECRRIEQLVRAMLNTPAQAVAEWSAVRAQVVALLDWARRDAAATHFTA; from the coding sequence ATGGCAACCTTGATCGACCCGGATTTCCGCGCGCGTTTGCGCGCCCTGAACGAAAAATATGCGGCCGGCGTGCCGGCCCTGTTGCAAACGATTGCGCAAGCAAGCGGCCGCTGCGACAGCGAAGGCCCCCGTCTGGAGCCGTTGACGGAACTGCACCGCGCCCTGCACGCGGTGGCCGGCTCGGCCGCTACCTTTGGCTTTGCCGCGCTGGGGCAGGAATGCCGGCGCATCGAACAGCTGGTGCGCGCCATGCTCAACACCCCTGCGCAAGCGGTGGCGGAATGGTCTGCCGTGCGGGCGCAGGTGGTGGCGCTACTGGACTGGGCGCGACGCGACGCGGCCGCCACCCATTTCACCGCGTAA
- a CDS encoding cold-shock protein → MATGIVKWFNDSKGFGFITPDEGGEDLFAHFSAIQSNGFKSLQENQRVSFEVTAGPKGKQASNIQPI, encoded by the coding sequence ATGGCAACTGGCATCGTAAAATGGTTCAATGATTCGAAGGGTTTCGGCTTTATTACCCCTGACGAAGGCGGCGAAGATCTGTTCGCTCACTTCTCGGCTATCCAGTCGAACGGCTTCAAGTCCCTGCAAGAGAACCAACGCGTTTCTTTTGAAGTGACCGCTGGCCCTAAAGGCAAGCAAGCTTCGAACATTCAGCCAATCTAA
- the upp gene encoding uracil phosphoribosyltransferase, whose amino-acid sequence MKQDPRFPNLFITDHPLIQHKLSHMREHDTSTRTFRELLKEITLLMGYEITRDLPLTTREIKTPLVTIDAPVIAGKKLAIVPILRAGIGMSDGLLNLVPSARVGHIGVYRDPATHMPVEYLVRLPDLNERTFILCDPMVATGNSAVYAVDVLKKRGVTDEQIIFLALVAAPEGVTVFQNAHPNVKMFCASLDSHLDDHAYIVPGLGDAGDRIFGTK is encoded by the coding sequence ATGAAACAAGATCCACGCTTCCCGAATTTGTTCATTACCGATCACCCTTTGATCCAGCACAAACTGAGCCACATGCGCGAGCACGACACGTCGACGCGCACCTTCCGCGAGTTGCTCAAGGAAATCACTTTGCTGATGGGCTATGAAATTACGCGCGACCTGCCGCTGACGACGCGCGAAATCAAGACCCCGCTGGTCACCATCGATGCGCCTGTCATTGCTGGCAAGAAGCTGGCCATCGTGCCCATCCTGCGCGCCGGCATCGGCATGAGCGATGGCTTGCTGAACCTGGTGCCATCGGCACGCGTGGGCCACATCGGCGTGTACCGCGATCCGGCCACGCATATGCCCGTGGAATACCTGGTGCGCCTGCCCGACCTGAACGAGCGCACCTTTATCTTGTGCGACCCGATGGTAGCGACCGGCAATTCGGCCGTGTATGCCGTCGATGTGCTGAAAAAACGGGGCGTGACGGATGAACAGATCATCTTCCTGGCCCTGGTTGCCGCACCGGAAGGCGTGACCGTGTTCCAGAATGCGCATCCGAACGTCAAGATGTTCTGCGCCTCGCTCGATTCGCACCTCGATGACCACGCCTACATCGTGCCAGGCCTGGGCGACGCCGGCGACCGTATCTTCGGCACCAAGTAA
- a CDS encoding LysR family transcriptional regulator, whose product MGQFRQISTFVEVVAKGSLSAAARAEGIAPAMIGRRLDALEQRLGVKLLQRTTRKLALTNEGAAFLEDCQRILGELEEAEAAVAERSVKASGHLLISAPAGFGRQHVAPLIPSFVAEHRDVTVSLNLNDRLVDLIGEGIDVAIRIASLSDSSLVSTKLADNQRVLVGSPAYLKRAGTPRIPADLAKHNCLAISSEGSQRGWTFRENGKNVILKVAGNMVCNDGEVLHDWALAGKGLAWRSMWEVGAEIASGQLVTVLDQFAAPGNDIYAVFAQRRHLPLRIRAFVDFLRHSYSQPDYWRERAI is encoded by the coding sequence ATGGGACAGTTCAGACAAATATCGACCTTCGTGGAAGTGGTGGCCAAGGGCAGCCTGTCGGCCGCCGCGCGCGCCGAGGGCATCGCTCCGGCCATGATAGGCCGGCGCCTCGATGCCCTGGAGCAGCGCCTCGGCGTCAAATTGCTGCAGCGCACGACGCGCAAGCTGGCCTTGACGAATGAAGGCGCCGCCTTCCTGGAAGATTGCCAGCGCATCCTCGGTGAACTGGAAGAAGCGGAAGCGGCCGTGGCCGAGCGCAGCGTCAAGGCCAGCGGCCATCTGCTCATTTCCGCGCCGGCCGGCTTCGGCCGCCAGCACGTGGCGCCTTTGATCCCCTCTTTTGTCGCCGAGCACCGCGACGTGACGGTGTCGCTGAACCTGAACGACCGCCTCGTCGACCTGATCGGCGAAGGCATCGACGTGGCCATCCGCATCGCCAGCCTATCCGATTCTTCGCTCGTGAGCACCAAACTGGCCGACAACCAGCGCGTGCTCGTCGGTTCGCCCGCCTATCTGAAACGGGCGGGCACGCCCCGTATTCCGGCCGACCTGGCGAAACACAATTGCCTGGCGATCAGCAGCGAAGGCAGCCAACGGGGCTGGACCTTCCGCGAAAACGGCAAAAATGTGATTTTAAAGGTGGCGGGCAATATGGTCTGCAACGATGGCGAAGTGCTGCACGACTGGGCGCTGGCCGGCAAGGGCCTGGCGTGGCGCTCAATGTGGGAAGTGGGCGCCGAGATCGCCTCGGGCCAACTGGTGACGGTACTGGACCAGTTCGCCGCCCCGGGCAATGACATTTATGCCGTGTTCGCCCAGCGCCGCCACTTGCCGCTTCGCATACGGGCGTTTGTGGATTTTTTGAGGCACAGTTATTCGCAACCCGACTACTGGCGCGAACGGGCAATCTAG
- a CDS encoding DUF1064 domain-containing protein: MMARGLQALGRLKVGAMNKTEQAYALTLEQRKAAGEVEWYKFEGLKFRLADNTFYTPDFAVLLAGGALEAHEVKGFWQDDARAKIKIAADMYPLRFVAVQALPKKAGGGWKVEEF; the protein is encoded by the coding sequence ATGATGGCCCGTGGCTTGCAGGCGCTGGGCCGCCTCAAGGTCGGCGCCATGAACAAGACCGAACAGGCATATGCGCTGACGCTGGAGCAGCGCAAGGCCGCCGGCGAGGTGGAGTGGTACAAGTTCGAAGGTCTGAAATTCCGCCTGGCGGACAACACGTTTTACACGCCAGACTTTGCCGTGTTGCTGGCGGGCGGCGCGCTGGAGGCGCACGAAGTGAAGGGTTTCTGGCAAGACGATGCGCGCGCGAAGATCAAGATCGCGGCCGACATGTACCCGCTGCGCTTTGTCGCCGTGCAGGCGCTGCCGAAGAAGGCGGGCGGCGGTTGGAAAGTGGAGGAATTCTGA
- a CDS encoding tyrosine-type recombinase/integrase → MRVIPIIPALRPWLKYFPLEMTLYGVQSAWRRARVKAGMPHVNFHDLRHSCASIMLGLGVDLYTISKILGHANIQTTQRYAHLQVDAQREALNKLSQLVVAK, encoded by the coding sequence ATGCGCGTCATACCAATCATCCCGGCGCTTCGGCCTTGGCTTAAATACTTTCCGCTGGAAATGACATTGTACGGAGTGCAATCTGCCTGGCGCCGCGCCCGCGTGAAGGCGGGCATGCCGCATGTGAATTTTCACGACCTTCGGCATTCATGCGCCAGCATCATGTTGGGACTGGGAGTTGACCTTTACACGATCAGCAAGATCCTGGGTCACGCGAATATACAGACGACTCAGCGCTATGCGCACCTGCAGGTGGATGCACAGCGCGAAGCGCTGAACAAGCTATCGCAATTGGTCGTCGCAAAATAA
- the dnaQ gene encoding DNA polymerase III subunit epsilon, with the protein MRQIVLDTETTGLNPRTGDRILEIGAVELNNRMLTGNNFHHYINPERDSEEGALAVHGLTTEFLSDKPKFAEIADEFRAYIAGAELIIHNAPFDIGFLNAEFKRLNLPPVHEQVVGVIDTLVQAKEMHPGKRNSLDALCDRYGVSNAHRKLHGALLDSELLADVYLAMTRGQNSLSMEEEVEVAADGAALEIVPLAEVIFQSATADELAAHEATIAGLDKAAKGQCIWTAVTAPPAAA; encoded by the coding sequence ATGCGTCAAATTGTTCTCGATACTGAAACCACCGGCCTGAACCCGCGTACGGGCGACCGCATCCTGGAGATCGGGGCGGTCGAGCTGAACAACCGCATGTTGACGGGGAATAATTTCCACCATTACATCAATCCCGAGCGCGATTCGGAAGAGGGCGCGTTGGCCGTCCACGGATTGACGACGGAATTCCTTAGCGACAAGCCAAAATTCGCGGAAATCGCCGACGAGTTCCGTGCCTACATCGCCGGCGCCGAACTCATCATCCACAACGCCCCGTTCGATATCGGCTTCCTGAACGCGGAATTCAAGCGCCTGAACCTGCCGCCCGTGCACGAGCAAGTGGTTGGCGTGATCGACACCCTGGTGCAGGCAAAAGAAATGCACCCGGGCAAGCGCAACTCGCTCGATGCCCTGTGCGACCGCTATGGCGTCTCGAACGCCCACCGCAAGCTGCACGGCGCGCTGCTCGACTCCGAGTTGCTGGCCGACGTCTACCTGGCCATGACGCGTGGGCAAAACAGCCTGAGCATGGAAGAAGAAGTGGAAGTGGCCGCCGACGGCGCCGCCCTGGAAATTGTGCCACTGGCCGAAGTCATCTTCCAGAGCGCCACGGCCGACGAACTCGCCGCCCACGAAGCCACCATCGCCGGCCTCGACAAGGCAGCCAAAGGCCAGTGCATCTGGACCGCCGTCACGGCACCTCCAGCGGCCGCCTGA
- the aceB gene encoding malate synthase A, which translates to MTQNTIALPEGMQITADIQPGYEQILTPAALDLIAKLTRAFEPRRQELLAVRVERAKRLDAGERPDFLPETAHIRDGDWKIAPIPKALECRRVEITGPVERKMVINAFNSGADSYMTDFEDSNTPNWDNQLTGQINMFDAVRKTISLEQNGKSYKLNDKIATLVVRPRGWHLDEKHVLVDGKRISGGIFDFALFMFHNAKEQLARGAGPYFYLPKMESHLEARLWNDIFVMTQNELGLPQGTIKATVLIETILAAFEMDEILYELKEHSSGLNAGRWDYIFSCIKKFKLDKDFCLADRAKVTMTAPFMRAYALLLLKTCHKRGAPAIGGMAALIPIKNDPEKNDIAMGGVRNDKARDATDGYDGGWVAHPGLVELAMGEFTKVLGDKPNQIEKQRPDIDVKASDLLNFQPEAPITEAGLRYNINVGIHYLGSWLAGNGCVPIHNLMEDAATAEISRSQVWQWIRSSKGVLEDGRKVTAEMVRAMIPEELAKVQRDAPGGNGPTYVRAGQIFEEMSTSESFAEFLTLPLYEEI; encoded by the coding sequence ATGACGCAGAACACGATCGCACTTCCAGAAGGCATGCAAATCACGGCTGACATCCAGCCCGGCTATGAACAGATTTTGACGCCGGCCGCATTGGATCTGATTGCCAAGCTGACGCGCGCTTTCGAGCCGCGCCGCCAGGAATTGCTGGCCGTGCGCGTGGAACGGGCCAAGCGCCTCGACGCGGGCGAGCGTCCTGATTTCCTGCCAGAAACCGCGCACATCCGCGATGGCGACTGGAAGATCGCGCCGATCCCGAAGGCGCTGGAATGCCGCCGCGTGGAAATCACGGGTCCCGTCGAGCGCAAGATGGTCATCAACGCCTTCAATTCCGGCGCGGACAGCTACATGACGGACTTCGAAGATTCGAACACGCCGAACTGGGATAACCAGCTGACGGGCCAGATCAATATGTTCGACGCCGTGCGCAAGACGATTTCGCTGGAGCAAAATGGCAAATCCTACAAGCTGAACGACAAGATCGCGACCCTTGTCGTGCGCCCGCGAGGCTGGCACCTTGATGAAAAGCACGTGCTGGTCGATGGCAAGCGCATTTCCGGCGGCATTTTCGATTTCGCCCTGTTCATGTTCCATAACGCCAAGGAACAACTGGCGCGCGGCGCCGGTCCGTATTTCTACCTGCCGAAGATGGAATCGCACCTGGAAGCGCGGCTGTGGAACGACATCTTCGTCATGACGCAAAACGAATTGGGCTTGCCACAAGGCACGATCAAGGCGACCGTGCTGATCGAAACCATCTTGGCGGCCTTCGAGATGGATGAAATCCTGTACGAGCTGAAAGAACACAGCTCGGGCCTGAATGCGGGCCGCTGGGATTACATCTTCTCGTGCATCAAGAAATTCAAGCTGGACAAGGATTTCTGCCTGGCCGACCGCGCGAAAGTCACGATGACGGCGCCCTTCATGCGGGCCTACGCCTTGCTGCTGCTGAAAACTTGCCACAAGCGCGGCGCACCAGCGATAGGCGGCATGGCAGCCTTGATCCCGATCAAGAACGATCCGGAAAAGAACGACATCGCCATGGGCGGCGTGCGCAACGACAAGGCGCGCGATGCCACCGACGGCTACGACGGCGGCTGGGTTGCCCATCCGGGCCTGGTGGAACTGGCCATGGGCGAATTCACCAAAGTGCTCGGTGACAAGCCGAACCAGATCGAGAAACAGCGTCCCGACATCGACGTGAAAGCGTCGGATCTGCTGAACTTTCAGCCGGAAGCGCCGATCACGGAAGCGGGCTTGCGCTACAACATCAACGTGGGCATCCATTACCTGGGCAGCTGGTTGGCCGGCAATGGTTGCGTGCCTATTCACAACCTGATGGAAGACGCGGCCACGGCCGAGATCAGCCGCTCGCAAGTGTGGCAGTGGATTCGTTCCAGCAAGGGCGTGCTGGAAGATGGCCGCAAGGTGACGGCCGAGATGGTGCGCGCCATGATTCCGGAAGAGCTGGCCAAGGTGCAGCGCGATGCGCCAGGCGGCAACGGCCCGACCTATGTGCGCGCCGGCCAGATTTTCGAGGAAATGTCGACGTCGGAATCGTTCGCCGAATTCCTGACCTTGCCACTGTACGAAGAAATCTGA
- the rnhA gene encoding ribonuclease HI: MAKFEDKVEIYADGACKGNPGTGGWGALMVADGAKKEIYGGELNTTNNRMELKAVIEALTALKRPCQVVLYTDSQYVQKGISEWIHGWKARGWKTAAKAPVKNVDLWQALDIAQAVHEVEWRWVRGHNGHPGNERADQLANLGVETVRA; the protein is encoded by the coding sequence ATGGCTAAGTTTGAAGACAAGGTAGAGATTTACGCCGATGGCGCATGCAAGGGCAACCCCGGCACAGGCGGTTGGGGTGCGCTGATGGTGGCCGATGGCGCCAAGAAAGAAATTTATGGCGGGGAACTGAATACGACGAATAACCGGATGGAATTGAAGGCAGTGATCGAAGCCTTGACGGCGCTCAAACGTCCTTGCCAGGTGGTGCTGTATACCGATAGCCAGTACGTGCAAAAGGGTATCAGCGAATGGATCCACGGCTGGAAGGCGCGCGGCTGGAAAACGGCGGCCAAGGCACCCGTGAAAAACGTCGACCTGTGGCAGGCGCTCGACATTGCCCAGGCCGTGCACGAAGTGGAATGGCGCTGGGTGCGCGGCCATAATGGCCATCCGGGCAACGAGCGGGCCGATCAGCTGGCCAACTTGGGCGTGGAAACGGTCCGCGCGTAA
- a CDS encoding IS5 family transposase, with protein MWTQENRSKHQQVRTPLKRGYPTDVKDEEWHLIAPLLPKQAKTGRPRKTDLRAVINALRYMVRSGCEWRMLPNDFPPYQTVYYWFRRLMRRMLFRTIHDLALMLDRLSNEREVLPSAGIVDSQSVKAPGARTRGYDANKKVSGRKRHIAVDTDGRLLAMNLTPADIADSTGAQMVLDGLVKRWPWVKHLFGDAAYDRRQLMDKAEFLDFTVEVVRRLQRQQGFAVQPRRWVVERTFAWLMRYRRLVRDYEQRIDVSENMIYLAMGSLLLHRLNFR; from the coding sequence ATGTGGACACAAGAGAATCGTAGCAAGCATCAACAGGTACGGACACCGCTCAAACGTGGTTATCCTACGGATGTGAAAGATGAAGAGTGGCACCTGATCGCACCGCTGCTGCCGAAGCAAGCGAAGACGGGAAGACCGCGCAAAACGGATTTGCGCGCAGTGATCAATGCGCTGCGATACATGGTGCGGTCCGGATGCGAGTGGCGCATGCTGCCCAATGATTTTCCGCCCTATCAGACGGTTTATTACTGGTTCCGGCGACTGATGCGGCGCATGCTGTTTCGCACCATTCATGACTTGGCGCTGATGCTTGATCGCTTGTCCAATGAGCGGGAGGTGCTGCCGAGTGCCGGCATTGTCGATAGCCAGAGCGTGAAAGCGCCAGGGGCACGAACGAGAGGCTATGACGCCAACAAGAAAGTCAGTGGGCGCAAACGCCATATTGCGGTCGACACGGATGGTCGCTTGCTGGCGATGAACCTGACACCAGCCGATATCGCCGACTCCACTGGTGCTCAGATGGTACTCGACGGCTTGGTCAAACGCTGGCCGTGGGTGAAGCATCTGTTTGGGGATGCGGCATACGACCGCAGACAACTGATGGACAAGGCAGAGTTTCTCGACTTTACGGTGGAGGTCGTGCGGCGCCTGCAGCGGCAGCAAGGTTTCGCTGTTCAGCCAAGGCGCTGGGTGGTCGAGCGAACGTTTGCATGGCTGATGCGTTACCGACGCTTGGTGCGCGACTATGAACAGCGCATTGACGTGTCGGAAAACATGATTTACTTGGCCATGGGATCGCTGCTACTGCATCGACTAAATTTCCGCTAA
- the gloB gene encoding hydroxyacylglutathione hydrolase — MTQSPEHALSVLAVPAFADNYLWLIHDGRHAAVVDPGDATPILDALQAHQLTLCAILLTHHHADHTGGVPELLQHFAVPVFGPRNEAITAITEPLAEGDVAHVPELGLQMSVIDVPGHTKGHIAYVRQRDERSGAPWLLSGDTLFAGGCGRLFEGTPGQMADSLGKLAALPDDTEVFCAHEYTLSNLRFANAVEPGNVALQERIAIDTEKRQQGLSTVPSTIALEKATNPFLRYREPAILTSLKVEGKLTADASPVEAFAALRMWKNNF; from the coding sequence ATGACACAATCCCCTGAACACGCTTTATCGGTACTTGCCGTGCCCGCCTTTGCCGACAATTACCTGTGGCTGATCCATGACGGCCGCCACGCCGCCGTGGTCGACCCCGGCGATGCGACACCCATCCTCGATGCGCTGCAAGCCCATCAATTGACCTTGTGCGCCATTTTACTCACGCATCACCACGCCGACCACACGGGTGGCGTGCCTGAATTGTTGCAGCATTTCGCCGTCCCCGTCTTCGGCCCGCGCAATGAGGCTATCACAGCCATCACGGAACCGCTTGCCGAAGGCGATGTCGCCCATGTGCCCGAGCTGGGTTTGCAGATGAGCGTCATCGACGTGCCCGGCCATACCAAGGGACATATCGCCTACGTGCGCCAGCGCGACGAACGCAGCGGCGCACCGTGGCTGCTTTCCGGCGACACCCTGTTTGCGGGCGGCTGCGGCCGCCTGTTCGAAGGCACGCCGGGCCAGATGGCCGATTCCTTGGGCAAGCTGGCCGCCCTGCCCGACGATACCGAGGTATTTTGCGCGCATGAGTACACCTTGTCCAATTTGCGTTTTGCCAACGCTGTCGAACCGGGTAATGTGGCCTTGCAGGAACGCATCGCCATCGATACGGAAAAGCGCCAGCAGGGTTTGTCGACCGTGCCGTCGACCATCGCCCTTGAAAAGGCCACGAATCCCTTCCTGCGCTACCGCGAACCGGCGATCCTGACCAGCCTGAAGGTGGAAGGCAAGCTGACGGCAGATGCCTCACCCGTGGAAGCGTTCGCTGCGCTACGAATGTGGAAGAATAATTTTTAA
- a CDS encoding phosphoadenosine phosphosulfate reductase family protein → MDELEERGIRVEVVTAPMDKRFMVYILGRGVPPPNNNTLRWCTRQIKIDPMEQALRDRLDQLDGQILMITGVRQGESAIRDRRIEMSCSKDGAECGQGWYQKVLPEAKGLRGRLSTLAPLLHWRVCHVWEWLRHWAPQAEFGDWSTAIIADAYGGDEAEDVNARTGCIGCPLAAEDKALDTILLNPQWAYLAPLKGIKSLWRELREPQHRLRKAGREILKSGAVAANPQRMGPLTFEARLMGLDRILTIQATVNAVARATGRPEIDLINAEEEARIRELIALETWPQGWDGDEPIATTIMDTVYANGAVQPRLFSESEL, encoded by the coding sequence ATGGACGAGCTGGAAGAGCGCGGCATACGCGTCGAGGTCGTCACAGCGCCGATGGACAAGCGGTTCATGGTCTACATCCTGGGCCGTGGCGTGCCGCCGCCGAACAACAACACGCTGCGCTGGTGCACCCGCCAGATCAAGATCGACCCGATGGAGCAGGCGCTACGTGACCGCCTGGACCAGCTCGATGGCCAGATCCTGATGATCACCGGCGTGCGCCAGGGTGAAAGTGCGATCCGCGATCGCCGCATCGAAATGAGCTGCAGCAAAGACGGCGCCGAGTGCGGGCAGGGCTGGTATCAAAAGGTGCTGCCCGAAGCGAAAGGCTTGCGCGGCCGTCTGTCCACGCTGGCGCCGCTGCTGCACTGGCGCGTCTGCCATGTATGGGAATGGCTGCGTCACTGGGCACCACAGGCGGAATTCGGCGACTGGAGCACTGCGATCATTGCCGACGCCTACGGCGGCGACGAGGCCGAAGATGTGAACGCGCGTACCGGCTGCATCGGTTGCCCGCTGGCGGCTGAGGATAAAGCGCTCGATACGATCCTGCTGAACCCGCAATGGGCCTACCTGGCCCCACTCAAGGGCATCAAATCATTGTGGCGTGAACTGCGCGAGCCACAGCACCGGCTGCGCAAGGCCGGGCGAGAAATCCTCAAGTCCGGAGCGGTGGCGGCCAATCCGCAGCGTATGGGCCCGTTGACGTTCGAGGCGCGACTGATGGGCCTGGATCGCATCCTGACCATTCAGGCTACGGTCAACGCTGTGGCGCGGGCTACCGGCCGGCCCGAGATCGACCTGATCAACGCCGAAGAGGAGGCGCGCATCCGCGAGCTGATCGCACTGGAGACTTGGCCCCAAGGCTGGGACGGCGATGAGCCAATCGCCACGACCATCATGGATACGGTCTATGCAAATGGCGCCGTGCAGCCACGGCTGTTTTCTGAAAGTGAGTTGTGA
- a CDS encoding nuclease domain-containing protein, protein MKRSPMKPGKPLVRTPFKRTSPMPSTGMLSVQSHQRTAPKRKAGLKSKGPVSTPIRRAARGQDCTLRLTVCNFDPDTTVLCHSNYLADGKGMGLKAPDTAAAFGCSACHDVLDGRRPRPADLSLAGLEAAFRAAVSHTHEILRSMGLLDAAPAAIQPTLEHP, encoded by the coding sequence ATGAAGCGCTCACCCATGAAGCCCGGGAAACCCTTAGTACGCACGCCATTCAAGCGCACCTCGCCCATGCCCAGCACCGGCATGCTCTCCGTGCAGTCGCACCAGCGCACGGCACCGAAGCGCAAGGCGGGCCTGAAGTCCAAAGGCCCTGTCTCGACGCCAATCCGGCGCGCTGCACGCGGCCAGGACTGCACGCTGCGCCTGACCGTCTGCAACTTCGACCCTGACACTACCGTGCTCTGCCATTCGAACTACCTGGCAGACGGGAAGGGCATGGGCCTGAAGGCGCCAGACACGGCCGCGGCGTTCGGCTGCAGCGCCTGCCACGACGTGCTCGACGGCAGGCGCCCGCGCCCGGCAGATCTGTCGCTGGCCGGCCTGGAGGCTGCCTTTCGCGCGGCCGTGTCCCACACCCACGAAATTTTACGGTCGATGGGCTTGCTCGATGCAGCGCCTGCCGCCATTCAACCTACATTGGAACACCCATGA